In Candidatus Omnitrophota bacterium, the genomic stretch GATATTCCCTAATTTAACATAGGGGATGCTTAACTGCTCGGAAAGAACAACCAACAACTGCTCTTCTTTTAAATATCCCAGCCTGATCAGGGTTGCGCCCAACAGCTCACCCTTTTTCTTCTGCTGTTCGGAAAGGGCTGTTTCTAACTGCCGGCCGGTGATTATGCCCTTTGCAACCAGCATCTCGCCTAACTTGGCTACCATGAGATTACTTTCCCTCTTCGTTGTGCGTTGTGCGTTTTAATTCCGGGGACACCATACTTAATTACCTATTTGTAAGACTTCTTAATTCCGGGGACACCATACTTAATTACCTATTTGTAAGACTTCGGGGTAATTAAGTATAATGTCCCCGAAGCTGCCCCCGAAGCTGCCCCTGACGCATAACGCATAGCGCATAGCGCAAGACGCATCACAGCGCTCCAATCATATAAAGCTCTTCGGCCGGCTTCTTATCCAGTTCCCCGGAAATTATTTTTTCACAGCTATTCAACGTCTTTTCTAAAGGCACGTATTCGCCTTTTCTGCCGGTATAGAGCTCGGCAGTAAAAAACGGCTGGGTAAAAAAATTGCGCAGTCTCTGAGCCCGCTCAAACAGAATCCGGTCCTCTTTAGAAAGCTCTTCTATCCCGATAATCGAAACAATCCGCCTCAGCTCCTCATATTTATTAAGGATCTTTAACACATCCTGGCTGATCCTAAAATGCCTCCGGCCTATAATCAGGGGGTCCAGATAAGAACAGGAAGATAACAGCGGATCAACGGCTGGATAAAGGCCCAACTGCACGTGCTGGCGGGAAAGGATCAATATCGAATCTAAATAACTGAAAATACAAACTACTGCCGGGTCAGTCAGGTCATCACTGGGCACGTAAATCGCCTCAATGGCAGTGATTGCGGCCTGGGAACCTGAACGGATTCTTTCCTGAAACTCACTCATCTCAGAAGTTAAGGTGGGTTGATATCCGGTCTCCGAAGGGATCCTGCCCAAAAGCGTAGAAAGCTCGCTCCCGGCCTGGGCAAACCTGTAAACACTATCAATAAAAAACATCACATCCTCGTTTTCCTGCTGAAAATGCTCTGCTATCGTCATCCCGGTATGGACAACCTCAAACCTCGCCCCGGCAGATTCATTCATCTGGCCAAATACCAGAATCGACCTGTCCAGTATCTTCTGCCTGCGCATTTCATTATAAAGTTCGTTGCCCTCCCTGATCCTTTCTCCTGCCCCGGTGAATACACAAAAGCCTTTTTGTTTTCTGATGACATTATGCATCAATTCCAGGATTATTACGCTTTTGCCAAGCGCTGCTCCTCCCAAAATCCCGGTCCTTGTCCCTTTTACCAAGGGGAACAAAAGGTCAAGCACCTTGATCCCGGTTTCCATCAGCTCAAATTTGGCCCGGCTCAGGCTTTTGATATCTAAATTAACCTTCTGTTTTTTATGGATCGGTTTTCTGACTTTTGTGTTAACCGGGCCTTTTTTATCTATTGGTTCGCCTAAGACATTTAATATTCTTGAGCAAACTTCTTTTCCTACCGGAGTTTCGATCGATAGGCCGCCAACTAAAACCTCGGCATTTCTCTGTAAGCCGAAAATAGATGTCAACGGAATACACTTGGCGACATTGCCGACATCCTCGGCTCTTTTGCTCAGGTATTCAACCACTTCCAGCACCACCCTCCGGCCGGTGTAAGTCTTTGCCTCCAAGAC encodes the following:
- the atpD gene encoding F0F1 ATP synthase subunit beta, which translates into the protein MEKGKVIAVQGPIVIVKFETNAKPPPIYAVLEAKTYTGRRVVLEVVEYLSKRAEDVGNVAKCIPLTSIFGLQRNAEVLVGGLSIETPVGKEVCSRILNVLGEPIDKKGPVNTKVRKPIHKKQKVNLDIKSLSRAKFELMETGIKVLDLLFPLVKGTRTGILGGAALGKSVIILELMHNVIRKQKGFCVFTGAGERIREGNELYNEMRRQKILDRSILVFGQMNESAGARFEVVHTGMTIAEHFQQENEDVMFFIDSVYRFAQAGSELSTLLGRIPSETGYQPTLTSEMSEFQERIRSGSQAAITAIEAIYVPSDDLTDPAVVCIFSYLDSILILSRQHVQLGLYPAVDPLLSSCSYLDPLIIGRRHFRISQDVLKILNKYEELRRIVSIIGIEELSKEDRILFERAQRLRNFFTQPFFTAELYTGRKGEYVPLEKTLNSCEKIISGELDKKPAEELYMIGAL